Below is a window of Candidatus Cloacimonadota bacterium DNA.
AGGAAGCGCAGCCTTCGGACCTTACACAATTACTTCCAGCGGTGATTGGGATGTATTTGATATCTTCGTCGCCAAACTCTCCTTTGGAACACCGGTAGAGGATGATTTCTCCAATCCCGCACCAAACCTTTTTCTATCGGCCAGTCCCAACCCCTTTGCTGCAACCACGGCAATAACCGTAACAGGAAGGGAGCCTGATAGTATCCACGAGAAAGTTGTCATCGACATTTATGATTTAAGAGGACGGAAAGTAAGGCACTTAACTCGGTCAAACTTTACCCAAGGCGATGTCATCGTTCTCTGGGACGGGCGGGACGAACAAGGAATCGCTTGTTCCACTGGTGTATACCTGGCCAGATTGGATCTGATCGGCAGAATTGCTACACTGAAACTAACTCTAACGAAATAGCGCTTAGGATTAAAGAAACACCACCAGTTTATGAACACCGGTCAGATCAAGACCGGCTCCCTTTCCCGCAGCGAACGCGTGGACAAATACAACCAACTCCTCCGGATCGAAGAGGAACTCGGTAAAGCAGCCCGGTTCCCGGGCAGATCCATCATCAAACAGCTCCCGGTCTAAACTGACTGCTGGTTTATAGAAATAGACCCTTAAGGCGGAAGAGCTTCCGCCTTTTTTTATTTCCCCAGTGTAATGTGTCACCGAAAACTTCAAATGTCCAAGTCCGATGGTTTCCAAGCCTAAAACACCAAGTGTTGCTGACTTTCTATCTTATTTCATTATAGATGGTTACGCCCAGAAACTTGGAACTTGCTTTGTTCCAGTAAATGTCCACGTAAATCAGTATAGTGACCGGATTTGAAGTTTTTGATGATAGAAAAGTCCATATCCAATAGGAGTGTCCAAGCCCAACACAGAACTGATTCACCTCCCATATCCCATTTATAGACAATGCGGTAGCGTCACTTGTCCAAGTGATAAGAATTTGAAGTTTTCAGTGACACATTACAGGGATGTCAAGGGTTTTCTTTTCGGCTCTCTTTCAAACTGAGTGGGTGGAGGGATCGGCTGGATACAGACTTTCCCTCTCCCGCTCCGTCATTCCGGGCGGTGAAGCTGGAGTCGAGCGACGCAGGAGCATCGACTCCCTTCCAGGGCATTACCCACACCGTCTGGATTCCGGATCTCCGGCGCTAAAGCACCTGCGTCCGGAATGACGTGGGTTTGGGGAAGGGTGGGGGGTGTTCTGCTGTAGTCGATGCTCGTACCTCGCTCGACTCCAGCGTGGCTTTTCCGGAATGACGCGTCGATACTTGTTGGGTTGAGGTTCTTCGGTCATTTTGTCACTCAACCCACTTGATTTGAAAGAGAGCCTGTTTTTCCCGCGCTTTCCCTCGTCCCATCACCTCTCTGTCTCTCTGCGCCTCTGTTTTTCAGCTTTCCGTTTGTGCCTCGACGCAGTATCGACGGCAGCAACAGCTCCTGAAGTCCAAGCTCGCGGGCTCGCTGGACTCCAGGCTGCGCCCAAAGCTTATGTTAATTTTTCCGCCGCAGTTTCAGCCACCATTCGAGGCGTTTGGCGATCTCTTTCTCGAAGCCGAATTCGCCGGGGGCATAGTAAGTCTTTTCCGGCATCTGGTCCGGGAAATACTTCTGGTAGGCGTAGTGGTTGGCGCTGGCGTGGTCGTAGCGGTAATCCTTGCCGTAATCGAGCTCTTTCATCAGCTGGGTGGGGGCGTTGCGGATGTGCAGCGGAACGCCGTAGTGGCTGGTTTTGCGGGCTTCTTCGGCGGCGGCTGAATAGGCGGTGTAGAGGGCGTTGCTTTTGGGCGCGGTGGCCAGGTAAACCACCAGCTGGGCGAGGGCATTGCTGGCTTCCGGCATGCCCAGGAACATCACGGTTTCCTTGGCGGCGATGGCCTGGAGGAGGGCTTGGGGATCGGCCAGGCCAACATCCTCGGAGGCGAAGCGGATGAGGCGGCGGACCAGATAGCGGGGGTCCTCGCCGGCTTCCAGCATCCGCGCCAGCCAGTAGAGCCCGGCCTGGGGATCGGAGCCGCGGAGGGATTTGTGGAGCGCGGAGATGAGGTTGTAGTGTTCCTCGCGGTCCTTGTCGTAAAACATGGTCTTCTTTTCGAGGATGGCGGCGAGTTCCTTGAGGTCGGGGTGGGGATCCTCTTTCAGCCAGGGCTCCAGCAGTTCCAGCTGGTTGAGGGCGCGGCGGGCGTCGCCTCCGCTCTGTTGGGCCAGCCAGCCGCGGACGGCCTCGTCATCCTCCAAACCCAGTTCCGCGAAGCCTTTGGCCAGGATGGCGGCGAGGTCTTCCTCGGAAAGCATCGAGAGCACGAACACGTGGCAGCGCGAGAGCAGGGCCGGGATCACCTCGAAGGAGGGATTTTCCGTGGTGGCGCCGATGAGGATCACCGCGCCGCTTTCCACATAGGGCAGAAAGGCGTCCTGCTGCGATTTGTTGAAGCGGTGGATCTCGTCGATGAAGATGATGGTGCGCTGGTTGTGGCGTTTATGGGCGTAGGCGGCATCCTTCATCACGGCCTTGACGTCGCCGATGCCGGAAAGGACGGCGCTGAACTGGACGAAGCGGTGGCCGGAACAGCGTTCGATGATGCGGGCGATGGTGGTTTTCCCGGTTCCGGGCGGGCCCCAGAGGATGAACGAGTGATATTCCCCGGAGGCGATCATCTGGCTCAGCAGGGAGTTTTTGGCCACCAGCTTGGCTTGGCCGCGAAGGTCTTCCAGGCTGGAGGGACGGAGCCGCTCGGCCAGGGGGGCGTCGCGCCGGTCCTGTTCCGGCTCAGCCAGGAAGTCGGTCTGATCGCCGTTCACAGGCAGTCCTTCAGAAATCCATGAAGCCGCCGAGCTCGCTGGGGTCGAACCATTCGAGCGCGCCCAGGATCCGCTGTTTCTCGGCCAAAAGCAGGGAGTGGTGTTTGTCCTCTTCGGCGGCGAGATCCAGCAGCAGCTGCTTGAGTTCCGGCTCGGAGGTCTGTTCGGCGAAGGCGAGATAGTGTCCGCCGGCCTTGGCCTCGCGTCCGATGGCGAACTGGAGCAGTTGGGCGGGATCACTGAGGTCAACTCCGCTGAGGTCCGGCTCTTTCAGCTGAAGCGGTTCCGGCTCCAGTCCGGGAAAATGAAAAGCCTGGCGCAGCTTGGCCTCGTGGTTTTCCTCGAGGACCCGCAGTTCGGTGAAGAGGGCGGCGTTGGCAGGCTGGGAAAAGCTTTTGGCCAGGGCGGCGTAGAGCCTCTGGGAGCGGATCTCCTGGGCCAGGGCGATAAGGTACAGTTCTTTCTTGTCCATGATGGTTCCTTCAGGTGGTTTGGCGGATGAGTTCGATGGGTTTGATCTTTTTAAGCCTGAGCAAAGGCAGGATCACGCTGATGAGGGTGATGAAATAGGAAACGAGCACCACGGTGAGATAATCCGAAAAGGAGAAGATCACCGGGAGGGGCAGCGGGCCGGCGTCACCCATCCCCATGGAGAGCAGGCCGAAGCGCTTCTGCACCAGGAGCAGGGCGGTGGAGATGATCAGGCCCAGGATGATCCCGAGGGTGGCCAGGATCAGCGATTGATACAAAAAGAGTTCGCGCAGGTCCGTTTCGCGGTAGCCGAAAGCCTTGAGCAGGCCCAGCTCTCGCTTCTTCTGGGCAATGGTCTTGAGCATGGAGCCGGTGAGGTTGAAACTGGCGATCACATACATGAAGAGCATGATCACGAACATGAGGAATTTCTCGAAACGGAGGGCGCTGTAAAGGCTGGCGTCGTAGGCGCTCCAATCCTCCACCTGCCAGCCTTTGAAGAGGCTCCGGATCCGGCGGGTGTGGCGCTGGGGCGAGCTGGCGTTGGGGCTTTTCACCTCCACGTAGTCCACCTCGTCCGTGTAGCCGCGGAAAAAGGCGGCGGTGGACAGCGGGACATAGCTGAAAGTGGAGTTGTATTCGGGCATGCCGGCGTTGAAAATGGCGGCCACGCGAACGGGGCGGACCTTGGGCAGCATGCCGAAGGCCGTGGGAACGTCAAAAACGGGGGACAGCAACTGGAGTTCGTCGCCCACGCGGGCGTTGATCTCGGCGGCGAGGCCATAGCCCAGGGCGATGCCGTTGACCGCGAAATCCGGGCCGTCGATCCCGCCGGAGAGGATGCCCTGCACCTCGGAGCCTGTGGCGGACAGCCGGGACTGCAAGGCGGCGCTGATCCCGGCATGAAGCTGGGGATCGATCCCGAAACAGAGGGTGGACCAGATGCGGTCGCCCTGTTTGAGGATGAGCTCGCTGCGGATCACCGGGGCCGCCTGGTAGCCCAGGGCGCGAAGGCTGTCCACCAAAGGGCGGGGATGGGGAACCGCCGCGCCGCCGGGAGCGCTGAGCTTGATCTCGCTGAGGGTGCCGGTGATGCGCTGGCGCACATCCTCCCGGAGCCCGTTCATCACGCTGCCAACGCAGATCAGGGCCGTGACGCCGAGGGTGATCCCGGCGATCGTGAGCCAGTGCGAGCGGTTGATGAAGCCATGACCCTGGCCGCGCAGGTATTTCAGCGCCAGCCACAGCTTGCTGCGGTTCATATCCATGCGGGCGAGGATATTGGAGGCGGCACATTGGTCAAGTGATTTTCCTCCCGGGGCAGGCCGGGCGCGAAAAAAGCCGGCTCTGGGCCGGCTGAATGGCTGTGGTTTCGGGTGGCGGGTTATTTGTTCAGGCTGATGGCCGGCTCCGCGTTCTTGCGGGTTACCTTGCCTTCGGGGCTGATCAGCAGTTCGCTGTCCGGAAAATCGAGGCCGGTGAGGGTGATGACCTCGCTGAGGGCGGCCTTGCTCTCATCGGGCACGGGACCGCCTTTGCCGGGCTGTTTCACGGAGATGATCTCGCCCTCGACGAACTCGCCGTCGCTCTTCAGGTTCAGCTTCACGACGGGGGCGATGCCCAGCTTGCCGGAGAGGTTGAAACGGCCGTAGGTGGCGAAATTGCCCAGGCTGTAGGCGATGAAGCGGCCCTTGTAAAGATCGATGGCGCGGGTGACGTGGGGACCGTGGCCGAACACCACATCCGCTCCGGCATCGATCGCCACGCGGGCGAATTCGTGGGGATTGCCGCGGTTTTCATTCAGATAAAATTCCGTCTTGCCGGTCACGCGGGTCTTGTCCGCGCCTTCGGCCCCGCCGTGGAAAGAGACGATCACGATGTCGCATTTTTCGTCCAGTTCCCTGATCGTTTTGGTCACGGTGGCATAGTCGTTGATCTGCATGGTGCCGGTGTTGGGGGCAAAGGCGGCAAAGCCGTAGCGGACGCCGTCCCGTTCGAAGGTCCTGGAGGGATATTCTTTGCGGCCGGCGAAGCTGATGCCCAGGGAATCCAGCTTCATCACGGTGTTGCGCAGTCCGATATAGCCAAAATCGCCGCTGTGGTTGTTCGCCAGGCTCACCACGTCGATCCCGGCGTCCTTCAGGTAGTGGGCATAGTGGTCCGGGCTCTTGAAGGCGAAGCAGGTGGAGGGGTTGGAACATTGCTTCGGCGTGCCTTTGCCTGTGAGGATCACCCCCTCGAGGTTGGCGAAGGTGAGGTCCGCGCCCTGCAGGATGTCTTTCACGGGCGCCAGCAGGTCCTTGCCGTCGTTGGGCGGCAAATACTGGGCCGAGGGGTAGTTCGTGCCCAGCATGATGTCGCCCACGCCGATCACGGTGATGTTGCGGGCGGGAGGCACATGGCTGGGATATTTGGCTTCCAGCTGGGGCATGCGGCCCGCGTAGAGGAAGCGCCGGACGTAGCTGGGGCTGGAATAATATTCGTCGATCACCACGCCGCGGGAGGAGCTGTGGATCATCTTCAGCGTCTTGCCGGTGTTTTCCACCACCATGGCCACGTGGCCGATCACGTTGGAATTTCCCTTGGTGCCGCGGAAGAACATCAGGTCGCCGGGGCGGGCGTCGGAAAGCGGGATCCGCCGGCTGCTGGCGCCCTGGTCCCTGGAGGTGCGGGGGATGCGGACATCGTGCAGCGAGAAGATCCACTGCACAAAACCGCTGCAGTCCATGATGGCGCCCTGGGGATTGCGAAACTGGTAGGGGCGGCCGAGATGGAGGCGGCTGGTTTCCACCATGCTGCGGGTGATCTCGGCGTAACTTTTGTCGCGGGTGCTGATCGTGGCTCCCGCGGGTTGAACGGCTTCGGCCATCATCACCACTGCCAGCAGCAGGAAGCGGCCGGGTTTGAGCATCCGGATCACTGCCCGGATGGACACTTTGGCTCTATCTATCGGCATAAATTCTCCATTTTTGCATGCGTCCCCGGCGCATATTCAGAAGCACGTTCGGGTGGGGACACTCAAGCACTGTATTTACAATTGTTTGCAACTCGGAAGACCATCATGGTTGCAAGGGGGAGAATGTCAAGCTAAAATCTGCCCGGGAAGACAGAAAACATCGCTATCTATATGCAGATAAGATGTTTGCTGCTCTGATCAGCCGGCTTATTTCAGCCCGGTTTTGTGCTTCAGCAGGGCGAAGGCCGTGCCAGTAAAGGCCAGGGCCAGCAGCAGGATCACCGCGAAGTCCGCGCCGATGTTGCCCAGGTTGAAGCCCAGAACGCTGTCGGCCACCTGGGTGCCGTCCAGCAGCAGGGTGAGTTCGTAGGCCCAGCGGCTGAGGACGGGCGCGGCCAGCAGCTGTCCGAAAGCGCCGAGGTCCTTGAAATAGACGATCAGGCCGCCCAGCACGATCTGGGGGATGAGGGTGATGGGCACGATGGCCATGGCGGCCTCACCGGTTTTGGCCAGGGCGGAGATGGCCAATCCCATCAGCATGGCGGTGAAGGAGGTGAGCAGCAGCACCAGAAAGAGGGGAAAAAAGCCGATCCCCAGCACGCCGGAGCCGGCGAAGGAGATCTGGGCGAAGAGGGCCAGGATCAGGCACTGCACGGCGCAGAGGAGCCCCAGCACGGTCACCTTGGAGCCCAGATAGGCGCCCAGGCTTAGCGCGGCCTTGTGTTCGCGCTGGAAGATGGTCTGTTCGCAAACTATCTCGCGGGCGGAATTGGAGCAGCCCAGCCAGATGGCGGCGATGAGCGCCATGAACAGCATGGCGGGCAGATACTGACGGGTTTGGTTCTGGCCGAAAACCAGCAGCAGAAAGAGCCCGATGATGGGCGCCTGGAGCAGCAGGATGAGGGTGCTCATGGTGTCGCGGGCCTTGATGCGGAAGGCCCGGCTCACCAAAACCAGGTATTGTTGCCAGGGATCCACGGCGAAGCGGGACCTCTGGACCACGTGTTCCGAGGGGATCTTGTCCATCCCGTTGGCCACCATGTCGCGGAAATGGGGGCTGCGCAGGTAATCCTGCTGCAGATCGCGGCTGCCGCGGCGTTCCAACACCTCGAAGATCTGCTCCGGGTCCTGCACCTTGAAATAGGCCGCCGCCTCGTCCGCCTTGCCGTAATAGGCCAGCCTGCCGCCTTCGCCGATCACGATCACGTGGGTGAAGATGCTGAAGTTCAGGCGGTCGATCTTGTGGGTGGTGAGCACCACGATGTGGCCGCGGTCGGCGATGCCTTTCAGCAGGGTCATCACCTCGCGGTCGGTGCGGGGGTCGAGGCCGCTGGTGGGTTCGTCCAAAAAGTAGAGCAGCGGCTCGGTGACCAGTTCCTGGGCCATGTTCACCCGTTTGCGCTGGCCGCCGCTGATGCCCCGGCGTTCCGCGGAGCCGATCAGCACGTGGCGGCTCGGCTGGAGGTTCAGGTCCTTGATGATGCGCTCGATCTGGGCTGCGCGCTCCTCCTCGGAAAGGCTGTTGCCCAGGCGCAGCTGGCTGGTGTAGCGCAGCGATTCCTCCACCGTGAGTTCGCGGTGGATGATGTCGTCCTGGGGCACATAGCCGATCTGGCCTTTGAGGGCCTCGGGATTTTTGTGCACGGAAAGGTTGTTCAGGCGCACCACGCCGCGGGTGGGCTGGTAATAGCCGTTGAGCATCAGCATCAGGGTGGTTTTGCCGCAGCCGGAGGGGCCCACCAGGCCGATGAACTGGCCGGGTTCGAAGCAGAGGGAGATGTCGTCGATGAGCGTTTTTTCCGGCACGCTGTAGCTGAGGTTCTGGGCCACGAAGCGGAGTTTCTGGGTCCAGAGCTGCTGTGGTTTGGCTTTTACTATCTCTTCCAGCCGCAGCGGGATGCCGGCGATCACGATGGTGTCGGTGGCGGAAACGGGGGTGGAGCTGATCCGCCTGCCGTTCACGAAGGTGCCGTTCTGGCTGCCGCTGTCCTCCAGCACCCAGTTGCCGCCGCTTTGGAACAGGCGGGCGTGGTTGCGCGAGACCCGGATGTTGTCCAGGATGATGTCGCAGCTGGGCGCCCGGCCGATCACATAGGAGCTTTTGGCCTGGGCGGGCGTGTCCGACGGGCGTTTGCCGCAGAAGGGGCAAAAGACCGAGTCGGAATCGATCTGCCTATGGCAGCTGGGACAGAGCATCGGTGGCGAGCTTGATGGTTTGGCCCATCAGGTCCAGAATATTCATGTCCTTGTTCACGCGAACGGTTCTGCTCAGGCCCCAGCGGGTGGCGGTCACGGTGGACTGCACCCGGATGCTCAGCAAGCTCTTCAGCTGGAGGTTGGCAATGTCCCCCGCCTTGATCTTCAGGGGAATGTTGGTGGATTGGCGGGCTTTAACGAATTGGGGTTCATCACTGTGGAGGATGAGGGGGATGTCGTTATCCCTGTCGATGAAGCGGATCTCGAAGGGTTCCACATGGTAGCCCACCCAGGCGTTGTTCTTCACTTCCAGGGAGGGGTTGGGGAATATGTGGGGCGTCACTTCCGGCTCGAAATCCCAGGTGCTTGCCCAGGCCAGCCAGCCCAGTAAGAGCACCAGCAGGATCAGCGGGATGTGCCACCAGCGGAAGCTGAAATAGAAACGGGGATTTTCCATAATGTTCAAAACCTTTGGCGGATCCGGGGCTACATCTTTTCGATGCGCTCGATCCGCTTTTGCGCGGTGGGATGGGTGGAGATGAAATCGTTCACGGCCTGGATGCCGGGGTCCTCGGCGCTGGGCTCATACCTTTGCAGCTTGCGGAAAAAGGAGATGGCGCCCTGCTTGGACCAGCCGGCGGCGGTCATCAGTTCCACCCCGCGTTTGTCGGCGGCATACTCCATTTCCTGGGAAAAGGGGTGTTTGTAGATGGAATAAGCCACGCCCACCACCTCGCCCAAAAGGGGGTCGATCTGGCTGGCCCGCACGGCGTGCTGGATGCTTTGCACGCAGTGTTTGAGGTCGTTGTGGGCGATCTCGTGGGCGATCACGAAGGCCAGCTCGGCCTCGCTGTCCAGGCCGCTGAGCAGGCCCCGGTTGAGAAAGGTTTTGCCCCCGGCCACGGCGAAGGCGTTGAACTCGTTGTCGGCCGTTACCGTGCATTCCCAGGCCAGGTCCTGGCGGGAAGAGTGGGCTTTGATCTTTTTGAAGATGGACTGCGCGTTGAATTTGCCGCTGCCGGAGGTTCCCAGGTCTGCCAGGATCCGGCTTTGCAGTTCGGCGCCCACCTGGTTTTCCTCCTCGGTGCTCAGGGCGGTGATGTTCAGCAGGCCCTGGTCCACGCCGCCCAAGAGCCCTTGCAGGCTGGCCAGGATGTCATCCGGCCCGGTTTCCCCGCTGGGAAGGTCACTGTCGCCGGAAGGCGGATCGCCCTGGCTGAAGAGGTTTCCCCCGCCCAAAATGTTCACCGCGCTCTTGCTGCAGACCCATTTGCCGTTCCGCTTCTCAAACTCCAGGCGCCAGGGGATCTCCTGCGGCGCGAAGCCCAGCGGCTTTTTGTTGAGCTTCACCACGCAGTTCATCACGTATCTGCTCTTGTTGTCCTCGTAGCCTTCGTCCTGGATCACAAATTCCTCGATCTCATAGTCCGCGCCCAGCATGTTCTGGATCTGGGCCTCGATCTTGTCGCGCTCCTGGCGGGCCAGCTGGTTGATGGCGTTCTTGTCGCAGGCCGCCAGCAGCAAAAGCAGCAGCAACGCGACAAGGAGTAACATCCGGTGTTTCATCATCAATGTCCTCTCGGGCTTGGTTTGGTCTCTTTTTTGGGTAAAGGCGGAGTTCCTTTGGCTGGGTTGGGGATGTCTTTGCCGGGTTTTCCGGCCTCTGGAGTGATGGTGCCCCCAGGCGGGGTCACACCATCTGTGTCCACGGCCTTCAGGCTGTCCCGCCCGGTCCTGGTTGTATCGCGGGTGATGATCGCGATGCTGTCGTTCACAGCGGCCGTGGCGGTTTCCTTTTGCTGTTTTTCCTCGCGCCCCAGCCTCAGGAAGTTGATCCCGCCGCCGAGCAGCAGTCCCAGTGCCAGCACCGCCAGCCCCAGCGTGAGCAGGTTGATGCCCCCGGGTGGAGGCGTGGGCTTGTAGGCCTTTCCCTGCGCCACTTTGAGCACCTGGATGGTGATGTTGTCCTTGCCGCCCCGGCGTTTGGCCTCGTCCACCATGGCCCGGCAGGCCTGGGGTGGTTCCTGGGCCAGAAAGCGGTTCACCTCGGGGAGGGGAAAGTAGTCCGAAAGGCCGTCGGAGCAGAGCATGAACACATCGCCGCGGAAGAGGGGAAAGGGTCCAGCTGCTTCGGAGGCGTGGGGTTCCGCGCCCAGGGAGCGCAGGATGATGTTCTTTTTGGGATGGTCGTTGGCGTCTTCGGCTTTGATGAGGCCCTGGTCCACCATCCCCTGCACCCAGGAATGGTCTTTGGAAAGCTGTTCGGTGTTGCCTCCGCGCCTTCGGTAGATGCGGCTGTCGCCGATCCAGGCGATCCAGTATTGCTCGTCCTTGATCAGCAGTGCCACCGCCGTGGTGCCCATTTCCGCCAGTTCGGGGTTTTCCGAGGCGTGGTGGGCGATGTTTTGCTGGGCCAGGCTGAAGGAGCGGTGCAGCTCGTTGATCTCGTTGTATTCGGCGCCGAGGCTTTGGAAATGCGCGGAGATGGTTTCCACGGCCACTTGGGAGGCCACTTCGCCGCCGCTGTAGCCGCCCATCCCGTCGCAAACCAGGATCAGCTCGCCGAAGCTGCCGCTGTATTTGCCGTAATAGTCCTGATTGCTTTCACGCACCATCCCCACGTCGGTGAGGTTGCTGATCACGAACCTGTCCGCGGTGTGTCTGCTCATCGGGGGCCTCAGTAAAGGCGAAACACGCCTTCGTTCGAACCCAGCTTGAAGGTGCTGCCCTGTTCGACGCGGCTGAGGGTAACCTTCTGGCCGTTCACAAACACGCCGTTGAGCGAGCCGAGGTCTTCGATGTAGAACTGGCCGTCGCTCCAGTAGATGCGGGCGTGGCGTGAGGAGACGGTGGAATCGTTGAGCACGAT
It encodes the following:
- a CDS encoding CapA family protein; translation: MPIDRAKVSIRAVIRMLKPGRFLLLAVVMMAEAVQPAGATISTRDKSYAEITRSMVETSRLHLGRPYQFRNPQGAIMDCSGFVQWIFSLHDVRIPRTSRDQGASSRRIPLSDARPGDLMFFRGTKGNSNVIGHVAMVVENTGKTLKMIHSSSRGVVIDEYYSSPSYVRRFLYAGRMPQLEAKYPSHVPPARNITVIGVGDIMLGTNYPSAQYLPPNDGKDLLAPVKDILQGADLTFANLEGVILTGKGTPKQCSNPSTCFAFKSPDHYAHYLKDAGIDVVSLANNHSGDFGYIGLRNTVMKLDSLGISFAGRKEYPSRTFERDGVRYGFAAFAPNTGTMQINDYATVTKTIRELDEKCDIVIVSFHGGAEGADKTRVTGKTEFYLNENRGNPHEFARVAIDAGADVVFGHGPHVTRAIDLYKGRFIAYSLGNFATYGRFNLSGKLGIAPVVKLNLKSDGEFVEGEIISVKQPGKGGPVPDESKAALSEVITLTGLDFPDSELLISPEGKVTRKNAEPAISLNK
- a CDS encoding ferritin family protein, with translation MDKKELYLIALAQEIRSQRLYAALAKSFSQPANAALFTELRVLEENHEAKLRQAFHFPGLEPEPLQLKEPDLSGVDLSDPAQLLQFAIGREAKAGGHYLAFAEQTSEPELKQLLLDLAAEEDKHHSLLLAEKQRILGALEWFDPSELGGFMDF
- a CDS encoding M48 family metallopeptidase, giving the protein MKHRMLLLVALLLLLLLAACDKNAINQLARQERDKIEAQIQNMLGADYEIEEFVIQDEGYEDNKSRYVMNCVVKLNKKPLGFAPQEIPWRLEFEKRNGKWVCSKSAVNILGGGNLFSQGDPPSGDSDLPSGETGPDDILASLQGLLGGVDQGLLNITALSTEEENQVGAELQSRILADLGTSGSGKFNAQSIFKKIKAHSSRQDLAWECTVTADNEFNAFAVAGGKTFLNRGLLSGLDSEAELAFVIAHEIAHNDLKHCVQSIQHAVRASQIDPLLGEVVGVAYSIYKHPFSQEMEYAADKRGVELMTAAGWSKQGAISFFRKLQRYEPSAEDPGIQAVNDFISTHPTAQKRIERIEKM
- a CDS encoding ABC transporter permease, translated to MNRSKLWLALKYLRGQGHGFINRSHWLTIAGITLGVTALICVGSVMNGLREDVRQRITGTLSEIKLSAPGGAAVPHPRPLVDSLRALGYQAAPVIRSELILKQGDRIWSTLCFGIDPQLHAGISAALQSRLSATGSEVQGILSGGIDGPDFAVNGIALGYGLAAEINARVGDELQLLSPVFDVPTAFGMLPKVRPVRVAAIFNAGMPEYNSTFSYVPLSTAAFFRGYTDEVDYVEVKSPNASSPQRHTRRIRSLFKGWQVEDWSAYDASLYSALRFEKFLMFVIMLFMYVIASFNLTGSMLKTIAQKKRELGLLKAFGYRETDLRELFLYQSLILATLGIILGLIISTALLLVQKRFGLLSMGMGDAGPLPLPVIFSFSDYLTVVLVSYFITLISVILPLLRLKKIKPIELIRQTT
- a CDS encoding ATP-binding cassette domain-containing protein; its protein translation is MLCPSCHRQIDSDSVFCPFCGKRPSDTPAQAKSSYVIGRAPSCDIILDNIRVSRNHARLFQSGGNWVLEDSGSQNGTFVNGRRISSTPVSATDTIVIAGIPLRLEEIVKAKPQQLWTQKLRFVAQNLSYSVPEKTLIDDISLCFEPGQFIGLVGPSGCGKTTLMLMLNGYYQPTRGVVRLNNLSVHKNPEALKGQIGYVPQDDIIHRELTVEESLRYTSQLRLGNSLSEEERAAQIERIIKDLNLQPSRHVLIGSAERRGISGGQRKRVNMAQELVTEPLLYFLDEPTSGLDPRTDREVMTLLKGIADRGHIVVLTTHKIDRLNFSIFTHVIVIGEGGRLAYYGKADEAAAYFKVQDPEQIFEVLERRGSRDLQQDYLRSPHFRDMVANGMDKIPSEHVVQRSRFAVDPWQQYLVLVSRAFRIKARDTMSTLILLLQAPIIGLFLLLVFGQNQTRQYLPAMLFMALIAAIWLGCSNSAREIVCEQTIFQREHKAALSLGAYLGSKVTVLGLLCAVQCLILALFAQISFAGSGVLGIGFFPLFLVLLLTSFTAMLMGLAISALAKTGEAAMAIVPITLIPQIVLGGLIVYFKDLGAFGQLLAAPVLSRWAYELTLLLDGTQVADSVLGFNLGNIGADFAVILLLALAFTGTAFALLKHKTGLK
- a CDS encoding protein phosphatase 2C domain-containing protein; the protein is MSRHTADRFVISNLTDVGMVRESNQDYYGKYSGSFGELILVCDGMGGYSGGEVASQVAVETISAHFQSLGAEYNEINELHRSFSLAQQNIAHHASENPELAEMGTTAVALLIKDEQYWIAWIGDSRIYRRRGGNTEQLSKDHSWVQGMVDQGLIKAEDANDHPKKNIILRSLGAEPHASEAAGPFPLFRGDVFMLCSDGLSDYFPLPEVNRFLAQEPPQACRAMVDEAKRRGGKDNITIQVLKVAQGKAYKPTPPPGGINLLTLGLAVLALGLLLGGGINFLRLGREEKQQKETATAAVNDSIAIITRDTTRTGRDSLKAVDTDGVTPPGGTITPEAGKPGKDIPNPAKGTPPLPKKETKPSPRGH
- a CDS encoding replication-associated recombination protein A encodes the protein MNGDQTDFLAEPEQDRRDAPLAERLRPSSLEDLRGQAKLVAKNSLLSQMIASGEYHSFILWGPPGTGKTTIARIIERCSGHRFVQFSAVLSGIGDVKAVMKDAAYAHKRHNQRTIIFIDEIHRFNKSQQDAFLPYVESGAVILIGATTENPSFEVIPALLSRCHVFVLSMLSEEDLAAILAKGFAELGLEDDEAVRGWLAQQSGGDARRALNQLELLEPWLKEDPHPDLKELAAILEKKTMFYDKDREEHYNLISALHKSLRGSDPQAGLYWLARMLEAGEDPRYLVRRLIRFASEDVGLADPQALLQAIAAKETVMFLGMPEASNALAQLVVYLATAPKSNALYTAYSAAAEEARKTSHYGVPLHIRNAPTQLMKELDYGKDYRYDHASANHYAYQKYFPDQMPEKTYYAPGEFGFEKEIAKRLEWWLKLRRKN